The genome window aatgaaaatttaaggAATAGATGAATTAGGAATCTAGAATCTCAAAAGAGGTGTTATTTATAAATGACTAGACATGGTCTGTGCTATATCACAAGgatatatacatttttttatataaaaaataatatttaggtgATGCAAgcgtattttaaaaaattaaaaaaaacaaattacttggATTATAGCTCAGAcgaatttaataaattgattttattttaattaaacgaTAAAACAATTTGATGGCACCAgcaaacaaacaattttttttttttaaaatagaccacgataacttgaaaaacaaacatttaaaaatatgtagcaggataaaaaagagaaaaaaaaatcagcttgaGTCAACCCGGGATAATATGATAAACATGTAACCTGGTTAATAAGAGGCAAACCAAACTTGATTAATCAACAAAACTCGTTGCCCAAGATAATAAGTTGAgataacctgataaaaaaatttgaagaaaactacaaagctaattttttttgaaaaaaaaaccaaatgttgaacaatgaaattgaaaaaaaaaagtcaaaaaaggACATTGACCCACATTCACTTTTCAAACCCGTGATGGGTCATTAGACCAAAAGCACTAtacattgaaaaatcaaatgttgaaagatgaaattagaaaaaaaaatcaattacacaaaaggattttaaaaatagcaattagaAGAATgatggtgaaaataaaaataaaaataaattagaggggaagaaaaaagttttgattggaggattaaattgaaaaaagtcaatctaatatcaaatatcaaaggatgaaattggaaaagaaataaaaaacaaaaggatttaaaattaaaaaaatagcaacaaaagaatgaaggtgaaaattgaaataaaaaaataaattatagggtaagaaaaaaattgattgaagggttaaattgaaaagaaaattaaatttaacaaaatgataaaaaaaacaaggaccaaattagaaaaaaacaatacaccATAAACCcagattgaataatgaaattgaaaacatcaaaacttctacaaaacaaccaaggaaaaaaaaaagaaatcaagaaggGTTAAATAGGGAAAAGTTATACatgacaaattagaattgaatgattaaattaaaaaataaataaaactttaataaaaagaccaaggataaaaattaaaaatcaaaagaagaaggattagagttgaaatatcaacaatAAAGTGGACCAACCTATATTTTTTAaggtgagagagagaaaataagaagaaaaataaaattaaagtgaggtgtgacaacaaAACCAACACTTGCTAAGGGCATGAGAGTGTCATCAACAATCATTACAGGAATAGAAAACGAATGAGACACAAAAgcaaaagatgaagaatcttGAGACCTATGATGTGAAACACCAAAATCTAAGACCTATTTAGAATATGGTATACCTGAAGAACTATGAGGTAACTGacctacaaaagaaaaaacgaaCATAGCTTGTGACTACAAGGAGAGAAACTTTTGAAATTGCTCAGCCAAAGTACTAGGATCGGTGAAAGAACTTGATGAAACTACTGCTACAatattgtggtgtggtggtttatagCCCTGACGTGGTCTATGGATATTAGATTGTGACTAGCTGTCAggcttccaagcttgattctgtTGTCTCAGCTTGGAACATTAAGTCTTCCAATGATCTTTCTGCTTACATAAATTATACTTATTGAAGGCAACCCTTGTGTAAGtcttattatgattattagagAATGACTTAAAAGGTACTAGTAGCATAGAAGTATTAGAAGTAGAAATAATTTCCTTTTTAGAATAagactaaaaacatattttttcagcCAATAACTTACTGGCAATTAAGTCAACAGAAGACAATGAAGAATGATGtaaaattgaacctctaagtccttcaaaGTCACTGCGAAGTACCAttaaaaactgtatcaatcatTACTGCTCTCTACGAGCAATATTACCACACACCTTTAATTCTGTAAAAGCCTATTGATCCTAAAAATCTGTCGTagcaaaataaaactcataaataCTCATATTTTTCTGGTGAAGAGCTtatatgtcattctctaattgatactactttgtaaaatttgattgcatgaataacctttgcagatgaCCCCAAACCTCCTTTGTCGTCTTATACTTCGCCAACTGTGTACCTATGGAATACTCAACAGAATtgttaattcaaataataatctTTGTATTGTTTGCTTCCTAGGCATCTACCAAAACAACATAACCCTCATCAGTATTCCTAGGTATTACagaagttccactaacatatccccacatctttttacccttaaatttttttttcatcacatAACTTCAATACGAATAATTCtttccatccaacctcacactcacagactgaagcgaatcatctctttagtagccataatcaacaaacaaagaaaaccagaaTGTAAAAGGAAAACAGAGTACCAAATTGCAAAAACCAAAGAAATATCTTCTCAAAGTTGGATATGTGAAAGCTGTGTTTGAGATTAAGTCTCGTTCTATGAAACCATGCTTCGCTACCATGTTAAATAAtccaaagaaataaagaaaaatacaaacataaGAGAGAAGAATGCTAGAGTTTCATTGACACTGCATGATGTGATCACAATAATTTAAAGGAATAagtttaacctaaatacaaagagattatatacaaggctaaactgaaaagaaaataaaaatattattctatccttaataaataaaataaaataatcctatattttttaatatccatCACACATGTACTCTTTTTTCTTaggttaaaaattaacttgaaacctGAACCGCAACATAAAACGAgcataaaaatagtaatatcataatatttatcacaCTCGGACATTGCGACGATTTAAaaatttttcatggaaaaagaacagatatttgacatcttgttttttttggaggaaatgtctagtttaaggagtcgccaccttgtattatggtcattagaaaccctaaccggtcaatagagattctatggtacgaaaCTGGTTACGCGAaatggaagatattatcacctctTAAACATCCTAcctgaggcaggctgcattgttagttttgtcttaaattgctaagagtTTGTTTTTGCTTCATTCTTATGGTCTTCCTATAATATTCCAGACTCTGATGTCAATGAATATTCGCATacaaatatttccaactctagcATTGGTAAATGTTGTGTAACCTGAAAAGTACGATATTCTTGACTCTGGTGCCAATAAATAAATCCTCAAAATttggattaaaagaaaaagaaactactttttttttttaattttttagggcTGAATCTAGCCTAGCCGTacgggctgggctagacccagcggCTCAACTCGGTTACTAGCCTAAGCTAGTAACCCGGTTTGCTGTTGCACTGTGCAAGAATGCGTGAATTACAATGCATGCTTACACAataacatgttaattaaaaatggTAAGATAACTCTAAGGGGTGTAATTCAACTGGTCAGACTCTAGGTTTGCTCCCTAGAGGTTACTAGTTCGAGTCCCATaaacctcagggccactggaggcttacatggtcgttaacttcagggcctgttggattagtcgaggtgtgcgaaAGCTagcccagacacccacgttaatctaaaaaaaaatggtaagacAGGGCACCAACTCACCTAGTACTATTGATGGTTGGACCTGTGGCCAGGGGAGAAGAGAGGAAGCTGACTACGGTGGAGAAGAAACTTCTCACGACTGAGGAGCCGGAGGACGCTGGCCTTAGGAGCATGGTGGGGTCGCCTGTTGGAGCTTATAGTTTGCTGAAGTTGCTGGAGCTCCTCTGCTGCTGTTGGTTTGAGCTTGCTCACGGCTGCTGGTGCGAAAGAGAGCTTCTAAATATTGCTTCAATGGAGGCTGGGATAGTCCACGACTGCCATGCTGCTCCTAGTGTTGTCGTCTCATTCATGGCCGAAACAGGAGACCACAATGGGGATGCTGAAGACTTTGTTGATGTAGCTCTCGTCCACCATGCTAGTGCAGAGCTGCTGTTGGAGGATGATCTTCCCTTTCTATCGCTGCTTTGTGATGTTGGTGTTGCTCTAGGTGCTGGactaagaagaagaagctgctGCTGGAACTGAGTTCTGAGGAAAACTCTTCTTGTGCTGAAGCTGCCTATGGTTGGAGATGTTAGGGGTGGCTGAGAAACGCAACCACCACTGCCCATGGCTGAGGAGATGATGAATGCTAGCCAGAAAACGAACGGTGAAGTTTGCTGGCAGGGATGAATGCTGAGGGCTGTCTCTAGGTTAGGTTCCAACAAGGAAGAGAAACACAGGGGAGGGAGACGCAGGGGGACTTTGTCGACAGAGAGGAAGATCAAGGTGTGTGACCAAGTTAATGAAGATAAAGGAGCCCgtgaagagtaaaaaaaaatctggagcTGGCGGCTCCCTTCTTGAAAATAGATTTATGTTTTCTGGTAATGCCTTCCCTCAAGGTTTtcgtgtattttttgtaatgtctcGTTTCTTGTAATGGCATCTCTTCCTTTTTGTATGCACTagtatttgtatttatatataaaagttttatagcacataaaaaaacaaagtttcaaataaatttatttgtttttctacatttaaatttaattaaaaattaaattaagaaaaaaaactattattattttgataataaaaagagaaatagagagtgataaaaatatattgtagtTCTTAGTTTTCACAAATTAtacttttcattaaaataaattcttgatttttaaattttaaattttaatttttgtaaaattaaattaaaaataaatggataaaaattgagttataaAAATACTGTTAGATTGTGGACTTTTCTATCAAAACGAAAAAGTAAGAGAtttattctaagaaaaaaaaaggaaaaatgaaagtAAGAGATTTATTAGTAAATTGAAGTCAAAAGTGTGATGTTGAAAACCACATggactatatatttaatttttaaaactatagggACTAGGTAAATACAAATATTGCttaattttgatctaaaataTCCACGTCATATATTTTCACGGCTCTGATcccagaaatcaaaataaagccATAGTCCGCGTATTATACAAACCAACTAACTTgataaagaagaagatagaACAAACAGATTttctacacaaaaaaaaacagagagctTGTTACCTTTTGGCAATGGAGGCCGTACAGTTATCGACCGTTGCCTCCCGCCATTTCTCTACTCCTTCTCTCTCGAAAAACAACAAGACTCTCTCTTACTATTCAAGCTGTCCAGGATGTTCAACTAAATCTTTTTGTTCTTCGTGGACTGGCTCAAGCAATAATGTCACTTCGCTTTCCTCAAGAAATTCATTCACTGTAagttcaagaaagaaaagaaaacaactccCATTTTAGTAaatttggagtttttttaattcggCTTATCTTTTGATGTACAaatctctcttgttttttctttctctttaccTGTGGTGAACAGAAAGAGATGTGGAGGTGGGTGACTTGCAAGAGTGTTGTTACTTTTAGAAGAGAAATGGGAGGTGGTGTGGTAAAAGCAGAAATGTTTGGTCAGTTAACTAGTGGTCTCGAATCTGCTTGGAACAAGCTCAAAGGAGAAGGTTTGAGCTTACATGTTTATTTTGTCAATTcaattagttttcttttcttttttccttaaaaaaaagctaGCAAATTTTGGCATGGAGTAGTGTGTTTTAgctattaaaaatacatcaatgttagcaaacaataagaaaaggaaagcattGATTTTTGTATCTATAGATGGATTAAAACTgtgggtttcttttctttttctgttttaaatatgttacattttcattttgttggtGTTTGGCTTTTGTTTgcggttgaatttttttacctgCTGCAGAGGTTTTGACCAAGGAGAATATTGTGGAGCCAATGAGGGATATTAGAAGAGCTCTACTGGAAGCTGATGTGAGTGAATTTGCAAACTAGAATTcgagtttcttttaatgtttttaaaaaacaaattatggttGGTCTATTGACAGGTAAGCCTTCCTGTGGTTCGAAGGTTTGTTCAATCAGTCAGTGACCAAGCTGTTGGTGTTGGCCTGGTTAGAGGAGTGAAACCTGATCAGCAATTAGTCAAGGTATAAATTTCTGTGAATTGAATACTTCTAAAATGTAATTAATCTGAGTGATTTGtgaaataaaagtgaagttTCCTTCTTTATGTTTGTGTACTTCAATAAATTTTCAGTCAGTTTCGATGTTGTATGTGCTcactaaatattattgtttggtTGGCTCAGCTGGTGCTGTATTCTTCTATTGTCTAAGTtattgtctttgttttcacaTTTGAATTGAATCTAGCCCAGCATGCATAAAAACTCCTAGGAGGCGGTGAGGATTGCAATAATTTGATGAGTGTTATATAGTGAGTTTATGACTTTAATGTGGAAGTTGAGCAAAGCTATGGAGTCTTTGTTGTGTTTGTATTGGTGGTTATGAATATCTGGTTCTTGCAGATTGTGCACGATGAGCTTGTGAAATTGATGGGTGGAGAGGTATCTGAATTGGTCTTTGCAAAATCTGCTCCCACTGTAATATTATTGGCTGGCCTACAAGGAGTTGGGAAGACAACTGTTTGTGCAAAGTTAGCTAATTACCTTAAGAAACAGGTGCATTTTGAAAGCCACAACTTCTATCCTTTTCTCTGGGGTTTGTGGGTGTTTGTAGTTGGCTGTTGATAAGCTTTTTGTATGCTTAGTTATGTTGTTGACACCGGTTGTGTTGGAAACCACAGGGGAAGTCTTGCATGCTTATTGCGGGAGATGTCTACAGACCTGCTGCCATTGATCAACTTGTTATTTTGGGTGAACAGGTATTGAACTCTGACTGTCAAGAAATTGCTTTAGTACCTTTTTGAAGAGTAATGGATTAATGTTGTTGTTTGGTGTTTTAGGCATTTGCCTATCTTTTGGGTTTGGCCTAGGCTGTCAAGTGAAATGTGCAATTAAAGTGAGCATTTTTACTGGAAAAGATTGACACTCTTACCATATAGTGATGCTAATTTTGTGAAGGCaaaggctattcatgtttcctACTCCAAGATGAACTACTAAATATGACGTTTCTTATTAACTTGAAGTGAACTAATTTCCATGTTTGTTAAGTAACTGTGGTTAATAAGATAGTTGTTTTGCTTTGataatatatcttttatattactcgtttttcttatatttagtTGTAGCTTGTGACAGGTAGGTGTGCCTGTTTATACAGAAGGAACTGATGTTAAACCTTCAGAAATAGCTAGGAAAGGTTTATCAGAGGCCAAAAAGAAGAACATAGATGTGGTCATAGTAGACACTGCTGGAAGGCTTCAGGTTAATAATTTCTTTGTGTGTCTGATCTTCTAAAGAGTAGGAAAATATGCCTTTTCATTCTCTGTTTTTGCAGCacgtagttttttatttaactggaatacattttattttggtaACATTTAACAGATAGACAAAGGGATGATGGATGAGCTGAAAGACGTTAAACTGATATTGAATCCAACAGAAGTTTTGCTTGTTGTGGATGCAATGACTGGGCAAGAAGCTGCAGGTACTCTGGCCTTCACTTTTCTATGATAGTGGTCAAATGATTTGGTTATTATTTGAACTGCTAGTCACAATCTTTTAAGTGAGCCTGAAGAAACTGTTATTTCTTGTATAGAATCTACAGATTAATGAGGTGCCTTTTCTGTCTTGCAAAATGCTCTTACCATGTCACACAAGCTATCgatttcttttctatatatatatatatatattcacagaTAACATAGGTGTGTCAGAAGTGCAtaacaaatatcataaaattctaCTTCTTTGTTGCTAACTATCATTAGTAATATTTTGTATAAGAAACTGAAAGAACTGTTTTGCCCATTTTACCTAAAGCTTGTACCATTAGAACCTTCTCGAATTTGTTGTTCTTAATATATCAGTTTCTTATGTTAATCTTCATTTTTGTGATgaatcatttaaaaagaaattgacaaaCTTATAgccatgtattttgtttttccttagtAGGCCATATGGGCTTCAATATATAATCCTATGCATGCTGAATAGTTCAAATTCTGCATTTTTTCTCTGTCCTATTTATAATCTTAAACCATGCGTGGAACTCATATTCTCATACTTACAATGAACATACTTACTTCATGGACACACTTCTTCTTTGGGTACATTGACAGCTCTGGTTACAACATTCAATCTTGAAATTGGAATTACGGGTGCCATTTTGACCAAGCTAGATGGGGATTCTAGAGGTGGTGCAGCTCTTAGTGTCAAAGAGGTCTGTGtttgaatttccttagattttctcattattttatagCAGCCTGATTTTATGTGAGGATGAGTTTTTTGTGATTCTATGACAAATGATGGAAATTATCATAACTGTTTGTTCATTTCATGATATCTTTTGTATCTCCTTTGTTTGGCTaggaattttcttaaaattgattgtttttccgATAAGGAATTGTGATGGTTGTCTGTATGAGATTAAGGTCTTGGGATTATGTTATAGGGAAATTGAATATGATTTCTTTGGCCTTTttggaaaatattgaaaacagCTAAGTAATCTATCAATTTAGAGAAAAATGGTTATTTAGTGTGGTTTGATCAATAACATCACCTAAAATCTGATGGGACAAGTATGATTAGAGGAGAAgagaagcaaaagaaagaagagaaagaagaagctaagaagaagaaaaaaaaggagctggagaagagaaaagaagggtaATGGAGGAGAAAAGGTCCGGAACTCTACaacttttattaattcaaataaattatctaacatgtagaaaaataacatataaatagtaaaacccTAATAAAACCAACAATTGAACTCATAgcccattaaataaaatcatccaactaaataacataaattaagcCTAATTAAtaaactcaaacaaaaaaaaatccaatattatGGGCTTGGACACGCTCAAGAGTAATGGGATGGACTATCCTCCGTTGTCTCCATTCATACACGTGCAATATGTGGCATGAGTCTAGTGTCTCCACCAACTCTCCTAGGGTTGGAGAAACTTGACGCCACAAGTTTAGTTTAAAGCGGCTCTGATAATACTCCCAAAGATCAGGATCAAGTTACTGTGATATCTCTTTAATAATCCAAGTATAATATGAATTAGGTAATCTTATCTATGAACCAGGATTCGTTGAATCTCATTGtctctaataaaaataactgtGTATCCATAGTAGCATCAATATATTCTTTTTGTGCCTATGATATGGGTACTGTGATAGGGATTTCAAAAGgatattttgttatcttttatatataattgggtCCTTAGTAGAGCTAATATCAATGCTTGGTGGTAGTTTAATCATTTATAACACTTTGAATGGTATGCTACTAATTgtctacaatttttttattgattttcgaAGGACATTGTTCAGATCTaatttatatcatgaaataatctcTAATATTAGATAATTATAATACTTGTGTAAATCAGTTTTAAGTTTGCATTGTTCAGTTGTTCGACAGTGGTGGGGTTAAGGTCGTCTAAAATTGGCTTTCTTGATTTGGGGCTCTTGTGCGGTGGTTTGGTGGCTGCTTATCGGGGCAAAGAGGGTTGTTGTGGATGGGTTTGTTGCTGCGGATTGAGGAGAGtagaaagttcttgaaagagGAGATTGATTGCTTGAATAGTGAATGATGATGGGTTGCTGACTTGTGTTGCAAATCTTGCTGTGGTGATAgcctgtttgagattgtggtggcGGTGAcagttcaaagtgcttttcgcttagaaatgaagttttataattttttttaaaaattatttttaacatcagcacatcaaaacgatttgaaaacctgattttttttttattttaagcaaaaaaaacattcaaaattttTAGGAATGTGGTTTGCAGTTCCCAAACACACCTTCAGTGTTTGTTGGTCTaggcatgattttttttttctagtcatgTGATTGTTAAGGTTGGCTAGAGTTGGGCAGTGGGAGTGGCTGATGGAGTGAAGGTCGACTAGAGTGTCTGGCTAGAGATGGGCAATGGGTGTGAGGATCACAATGGGTGTGAGGATCAACTACAAGTGCTGTTGTTGCTTAAATCTCCTTTTGCTTTCCTTATAGCAAGGGAAATAATTGAAAGGGGCTGGAATCATGGAAGGAATTGCTGCTgctacttaaattttttttaggctttcaaaaaataacttggttgcattgtttgattgttagaacaataaaaaaccGGGCTATGATATCAAAGTTGATGGGGACGGGTAAGATTAGAGGAgaagaagataagaaaaaaaagtgagagaaataagaagctaagaagaagaagaagaagaagaagagaaggagctgaagaaaagaaaagcagggAAAGGGAGAAGGAGAAGTTCTCAACttttattaatacatcaaaatgtcTATCATAACGTGTAAATAGTAAAACCCTAATCAAAACCAACAATTAGGCTAGTAGCCTATAAATAAAATTGTCCAactaaataacataaattaagtctaattaataaactaaaaaagaaaaaagaaaatctaatatTAAGGGCTTGGACGTGTTCAATCCCCAAACCAAAAAGTATTGAAACTCCGATGTTTCTGTCCATACATATGTGTAATCTATGACACAGGTCTGGTATCCCATCAAATCTGGTCTCAAATTGCTCTGAGAAAGAGAGCGAGAGATGGACTCACTTGTCTCTCTATCACGCACACATCTACAGATTTAGTGCATAACATATGGTGTCCATAAATGCAAATGTTGTAGGTTTTGGCTGGTCTAATCTTGCAGAAGCACCATAAAAATGCTTTAATTACCTTGTGATGTGGCACTCAAAGTCCATAGTGTAATGCTGCATTTTTAAATTCCTTTGGAAAAAAAAGCGTGAATgaagtaatttttgtttgagCAACTGATGTATACTTGTAACAGCAGCTGTTGGTTGTTTCTTAGTGCtattttttggtgattttttttctcgtttgGTACAGAAGATGTACTGAAGAATAAGTTTTCAGTACAgatatttcatttatatttagtaTTTAGTAGTTGAGTGATGGCAGGTATCAGGAAAGCCAATCAAGCTTGTAGGACGGGGAGAGCGAATGGAGGATCTTGAACCTTTCTACCCCAATCGCATGGCTGGACGCATCTTAGGAATGGGAGATGTTCTGTCTTTTGTTGAGAAGGCTCAAGAAGTTGTAAGTTCGAGTGAGCTCGatttcttgttttcttaaatGAGCATATCTTGATGCAATTCTTAGTTGATTTGTCTGTACAGATGCGCCAAGAAGATGCTGAAGAATTGCAGAAGAAGATTATGAGTGCCAATTTTGACTTCAATGATTTCCTAAAGCAAACTCGTGCTGTTGCTAAGATGGGTTCCATGACTCGTGTCATAGGGATGATCCCAGGAATGGCCAAGGTATGGAAGTCTCCCTtaacttcaatatttttcacGGTTATTGGTTTGCTGGTTGGTGTAAGATACTTATGCTCTGATTTTTGGATTAGTGATCTAAGTATTGTAGAATTGGGTATTTTACTGTCTTTTTTTCAGATTCAATTCATGAACTTAAAAGACAGAAGTTTCTAAGATTTATGTTGCTCCTCTCTTTGCCTTGTAACTTTGTATGCTTATGGAAGAAGCTTCAGCTAATTTTCCTATATGTGCATGCAAACAGGTTACTCCTGGACAAGTTCGAGAAGCAGagaagaatttaaagataatGGAAGCAATGATTGAAGTGATGACTCCTGGTATCTTCTTCTAcctgatttttgtttaaattgctTTTGACATACAAAACTTAGACTAAGCATGTATACTGTGATATAGTGGTGATAAGACACCAGAGCTTCTGGCACAATTGCACTCATGCCCTCTTTTTGCTGAGTCTTTATAATCCTCTTATCAACAGTTCTTTCTTCAAATGTACTCCAGAAAAACTTCAATCCAGTACTTGACTATGATAAGTCTTTATGTTATAAGAAACTTTGTTGGGTAGGATTCAATAAGTACATGATTTGTTGCTTGAATTTACTCTGAGACAAGAGCTATTCAATATTTTCCTTGTCAGAGTATTGCAACAAGTTTTTTCTGGATTCATTTCGAAAATAACTAAAGACATCAAACCTTTTATTATCTGGCCTAGCATACATCGTCTTAACCAGCATTTCTAGTGTGTACCATGTTTGGAAAAGTAGAACTTATTCCAATCATGTGGATAAAGCGTGACAGTGTTGCCTTCtgaagatttaataattttttttttgccatgccTACTGATCTCTCTGCTATTCATTTACCTATTATTCATGCTTCTGAACCTTCGTACTTCTACTTGACTCTCCTTTATTCATTGTTTGTCTTGGAAGCTAAACACACTCCAATAACAAAAGCCAGTCTTTTGGAGTCAGCTTTGCTCATTGGCT of Populus trichocarpa isolate Nisqually-1 chromosome 16, P.trichocarpa_v4.1, whole genome shotgun sequence contains these proteins:
- the LOC7465265 gene encoding signal recognition particle 54 kDa protein, chloroplastic, which codes for MEAVQLSTVASRHFSTPSLSKNNKTLSYYSSCPGCSTKSFCSSWTGSSNNVTSLSSRNSFTKEMWRWVTCKSVVTFRREMGGGVVKAEMFGQLTSGLESAWNKLKGEEVLTKENIVEPMRDIRRALLEADVSLPVVRRFVQSVSDQAVGVGLVRGVKPDQQLVKIVHDELVKLMGGEVSELVFAKSAPTVILLAGLQGVGKTTVCAKLANYLKKQGKSCMLIAGDVYRPAAIDQLVILGEQVGVPVYTEGTDVKPSEIARKGLSEAKKKNIDVVIVDTAGRLQIDKGMMDELKDVKLILNPTEVLLVVDAMTGQEAAALVTTFNLEIGITGAILTKLDGDSRGGAALSVKEVSGKPIKLVGRGERMEDLEPFYPNRMAGRILGMGDVLSFVEKAQEVMRQEDAEELQKKIMSANFDFNDFLKQTRAVAKMGSMTRVIGMIPGMAKVTPGQVREAEKNLKIMEAMIEVMTPEEREKPELLAESPERRKRVAQASGKTEHQVSQLVAQLFQMRVRMKNLMGVMEGGSIPSLSNLEDALKTEQKAPPGTARRRRKTESSKRFVDSVSSRPGPHGFGSSN